GATCGCCTCGCCATCACCGGTCGCCGCCACGGCACCACGCTCCCCCACCCACAGCGCCGCGCCGGCCACGGGCACGTCGCCCACCCGCCCCGGCAGGGCGAGCCACGGCCCTCCGGAGCTGACCGCGCCGGCGAACTCGCCGTCCACGCCGCGCACCAGCACCGCCACGGTATCGCTGCCGCCTTCCGCCGGTTCCGCTGCCGCGTCCGTGCCGCCGTCCCCCGGCGGCGCCCGCTCCAGGGCAGGTCCCGCGCGCTTCTTCAGCCGCTCCAGCGTGACGGGGTTGACCCAGCGCTCCCAGTCCGCCGGCAATCCTGCGTCGACGCCACCATCCGGCGAAAGCATGCCGAGCAGCAGCGCGCGATAGCGTTGGTGGCTATCGGGCAGGATCGGATCAAACGGCTTTTCCCCCGATAGCTCCGCAAAGCGGTAAGCGCCGTCACCACTCAGCACGCGGTACGAAGTGTCCGCCACCCGCCGCGCCACCCGCACCGGGTTCTTGACGCGCGAAATCGCCGCCACTGCCCCGGCGCGCCCGTCAGAAGCCATGACTGCGGCGTCCATCTCGATGCTGGTTCCATCCAAACGCAGCGCAGAGCCGGTGCCAGCGTTGCGCCGCGGAGAATCTTCCAGCACGCGCGCGCCTTCCACCGCGGCATCCAGCGCTGCGCCACCCCGAGCGAGGAAGTTCATGGCCACCCGCACCGCACCTTGTTCGGGTTTGGGTTGGTCCGGCGCGGAATCGAGACCTCCGAAGGCAACCACCGCCGTGCCCTTGGGCGGCTCACCGGCATCCGGCAACGGCGCGCTGGCGTCCACGCCCGCTTCCGGAACGACGCGCCGCGGCAGTCCGTGCGCGAAGGACGCGGCCGGGGCGATCACGCTCTCGGCGCTGGGCCCTTCCGGCTCGTCCCGCCGCACGCGGCAGTCGAGCGCCAAGGCGGCCACGAAAACCGCACAAAACAGCGCACGAATCCCCAGAAGCAGGCGCTGGTCGCCGCCTCGTCGGCGCGCACGTCGGCGCGGAGACGCTGCTCGGGGAGAAGTCACGGGGCTGTGCCATGGGATCTTCGCAGACCTGCACCACGAACTGCCAAGTTGTCGCCGAGGGTCGGCCCGCGGACCGTATACTCCCGGCGTGGCGCGCCTTTCTCTCTTGGCTTGGGGCCTTCCGCTCTCACTCCTGCTCGTGGGCTGCTCGGACGACGAAACCGAGCCCGGCGGCCCGGTGCCGGTGCGCATCGAGTCCGGCGACTACGCGGTGCGCGTGAGCGCGGACGCCGTCGACCTGCTGCGACGGGACGACGTGCTGCTGTCGTTTCCCGCCGACGCCTTCGTTCTCGGACGGGTGGACGAGATCGACGACGCGACCAACTACGATCCCTACCCGCTGGTGACCGGCGCCCCCACGGCCACCGAACCGCCGGGCCTCAGCTGGCAGCCCGCCGAGAAGATCCGACCGACGGCCCGCGACGCGACCAGCGTCACCGTCACCCTCACCCACTCCGGCGGGCGCACGTCCACGCTCTCGCTCAGCGTGGACGGCGACGGGCGCTTCGGCGCGCGCTTCGTTCCGTCCGCGGAGGGAGACGCCATCGCCTATCTGCGACTGCGCCCTCGCGTGGACGGCAGCGAAGGCTTCTACGGGCTCGGTGAGGTGTTCGACGACGTGAATCACCGCGGCAAGGTTCGCGCGATGCAACTGGAAGCCACCGGAGAGCTGGAGAGCACGAACAACGAAGCCCACGTGCCCATTCCGCTCTTGGTCGGCACCCGCGGTTGGGGATTGTTCGTCGAAAACCCCTACCCCGCCGCCTTCGACGTGGCCCAGGGCGACGCCGAGCACGCCGAGATCACCTTCGGCACCGGGGCCGCTTCCGGCGAGGGGCTGAGCTTCCACCTGCTGGCCGCCGAGCACCCCCTGGACGTCACCCGTCGCTACTACGACGCCACGGGCTATCCGCGGCTGCCCGCTCGCTGGGCCCTCGGGCCCTGGGTGTGGCGCGACGAGAACGACGACCAAGCCCAGGTGGAGAACGACCTCGCGCAAATTCGTGCGCTCGACCTCGCGACCAGCGCGTACTGGATCGATCGTCCCTACGCGACGGCGGTGAACACCTTCGATTTCAACCCCACGCAGTTCCCCGACGCGCAGGCGATGATCGACAAGATGCACGCCCTCGGCTTCCGCACCGCCCTGTGGCACACGCCCTATCTCGACGAGAAGGACCCCGCCACCCAAGCCCTGCGCGACGAAGCCACGCAGAAGGGCTACTACCCACCGGAGCGCGGCCTGCTCTTGAACAAGTGGGGCCCGCCCATCGACTTCACGAATCCGGACGCCGTGGCGTGGTGGAAGAGCCTGGTCAAGAAGTACATCGACATGGGCGTGGAGGGCTTCAAGCTGGACTACGGCGAGGACATCGTTCCCGGAGTGTTCGGCGCGC
This window of the Polyangiaceae bacterium genome carries:
- a CDS encoding isoaspartyl peptidase/L-asparaginase — protein: MAALALDCRVRRDEPEGPSAESVIAPAASFAHGLPRRVVPEAGVDASAPLPDAGEPPKGTAVVAFGGLDSAPDQPKPEQGAVRVAMNFLARGGAALDAAVEGARVLEDSPRRNAGTGSALRLDGTSIEMDAAVMASDGRAGAVAAISRVKNPVRVARRVADTSYRVLSGDGAYRFAELSGEKPFDPILPDSHQRYRALLLGMLSPDGGVDAGLPADWERWVNPVTLERLKKRAGPALERAPPGDGGTDAAAEPAEGGSDTVAVLVRGVDGEFAGAVSSGGPWLALPGRVGDVPVAGAALWVGERGAVAATGDGEAITRAVLAKAVYDRLVALRSAKLAVQWGQKQVPGVGLAVIDARNIVVEPAQGMAWADIDDGERTSAEGGKP
- a CDS encoding glycoside hydrolase family 31 protein, with product MARLSLLAWGLPLSLLLVGCSDDETEPGGPVPVRIESGDYAVRVSADAVDLLRRDDVLLSFPADAFVLGRVDEIDDATNYDPYPLVTGAPTATEPPGLSWQPAEKIRPTARDATSVTVTLTHSGGRTSTLSLSVDGDGRFGARFVPSAEGDAIAYLRLRPRVDGSEGFYGLGEVFDDVNHRGKVRAMQLEATGELESTNNEAHVPIPLLVGTRGWGLFVENPYPAAFDVAQGDAEHAEITFGTGAASGEGLSFHLLAAEHPLDVTRRYYDATGYPRLPARWALGPWVWRDENDDQAQVENDLAQIRALDLATSAYWIDRPYATAVNTFDFNPTQFPDAQAMIDKMHALGFRTALWHTPYLDEKDPATQALRDEATQKGYYPPERGLLLNKWGPPIDFTNPDAVAWWKSLVKKYIDMGVEGFKLDYGEDIVPGVFGARNVWKFSDGSDERTMHSQFQKLYHSTYSELLGDEQNFLLCRGGTYGDQTHVSVIWPGDLDASFAKHGETVDTGTDKYNAVGGLPASVVAGLSLGPSGYPFYGSDTGGYRHSPPDKELFTRWFEQTALSSVMQIGTSSNDVAWEATAENGFDDEMLGWYRKYVRLHLRLFPYEWTLAKRIAEDGRPIQRALGLAYPELGIHPNDVYLFGDDLLVAPVVERGVTSREVPLPPGTWVDYWTGVAHEGPGTLTVDAPLDTLPLFLRAGGIVPMLRPTIDTLAPTTDTANVDSFATTPGLLWVRIAPGAASSFALYDGTELTQAADSSEISLGTKGGAEFSLGTVFEVIGLGTKPASVTVDGQPLSEAADLDAAAEGYSYTDETGGTLWVKLGPGERAVTVTR